A genomic stretch from Fusarium musae strain F31 chromosome 9, whole genome shotgun sequence includes:
- a CDS encoding hypothetical protein (EggNog:ENOG41) — MAVKAAFIGACGATLRHVLAWTLLDGHKAAALVRDELKLKKTLLDLGVSEEIQQSQLIVVTGSSRDVSTVRSLLLNDPEIIFSGITSTWKLRFNLFHPIAMDDATVTGDSAAAVIQALKDLVSTNSISNSPIYAPISSTGHGSRRDQPLSLIPLYWWLLKEAQADTAALERVTREAATQKQSCLGGYIMLRPPLLTDGEMKGTAKVHTGWIWEDDVLRKSDEQEAGIKVGYTISRMDLARWMFEELIQGDFQRWNGKSVNLVY; from the exons ATGGCGGTCAAAGCGGCATTCATCGGAGCGTGCGGCGCTACTTTGCGGCATGTGCTAGCTTGGACATTGCTTGATGGTCATAAAGCAGCTGCTC TTGTTCGAGATGAGTTGAAACTGAAAAAGACTCTCTTGGATCTCGGCGTGTCTGAAGAGATCCAACAGTCACAACTCATCGTTGTCACGGGATCATCTCGTGACGTGTCCACAGTCCgcagtcttcttctcaacgacCCAGAGATCATCTTCAGTGGCATCACAAGCACTTGGAAACTCCGATTCAATCTGTTTCACCCAATTGCTATGGATGATGCCACTGTCACTGGCGACTCCGCTGCCGCGGTAATACAGGCTTTAAAAGATCTTGTTTCTACGAACAGTATCTCGAACTCACCCATCTACGCtccaatctcatcaaccgGACATGGTTCTCGTCGTGATCAACCACTCAGTCTCATCCCACTTTACTGGTGGTTGCTGAAAGAGGCGCAGGCAGACACTGCAGCTCTTGAGCGTGTTACTCGTGAGGCCGCCACGCAGAAACAGTCATGTCTTGGTGGATATATCATGCTTCGACCGCCATTGCTGACAGATGGGGAGATGAAAGGGACGGCAAAGGTGCATACAGGGTGGATttgggaagatgatgttctgAGGAAGAGTGACGAGCAAGAAGCCGGTATCAAAGTTGGATACACTATCAGCAGGATGGACCTGGCAAGATGGATGTTCGAAGAGCTTATACAAGGGGATTTCCAGCGTTGGAATGGAAAGTCTGTAAATTTGGTGTATTGA
- a CDS encoding hypothetical protein (EggNog:ENOG41), with amino-acid sequence MSKFSLAGRLAVVTGGGRGCGFAFAQGLAEAGADVAIFDVIEPSAPEVEQLISSYGVQIRSYIVDVTKLSSLKEGFTAVASDFNNRLDILVACAGVNKNVHFLDTEEEDFDKLFAVNAKGVYFSAKLAAQAMIGNKTKCGSIILVASIASHMAIRSQRSTAYCGTKGAVRAMVAPIAAELQEHGIRVNSISPGYVKTAMTAPFPDLIEGWKDEIMNRRVAEPDDIKGACVFLASDASAYCTGSDILVDGGVTKW; translated from the exons ATGTCAAAG TTCTCACTAGCTGGCCGCCTAGCCGTCGTGACTGGGGGAGGTCGAGGATGCGGTTTCGCGTTTGCCCAGGGGTTAGCCGAAGCGGGTGCCGACGTTGCCATATTCGACGTGATTGAACCCTCTGCTCCTGAAGTTGAACAGCTGATTTCCAGCTATGGGGTCCAGATCAGGTCTTATATTGTGGATGTAACCAAGTTGTCGAGTCTAAAAGAAGGCTTCACCGCTGTGGCTTCAGATTTCAACAATAGGCTAGACATCCTGGTAGCATGCGCAGGGGTCAACAAGAACGTCCATTTCCTCGAcaccgaagaggaagacttCGATAAGTTATTTGCCGTCAACGCTAAAGGTGTTTACTTCTCTGCAAAGCTGGCAGCTCAAGCTATGATCGGAAACAAGACCAAATGCGGCAGTATTATCCTCGTGGCCAGCATTGCTTCGCATATGGCTATTCGATCTCAGAGGTCGACAGCCTACTGCGGCACCAAAGGTGCGGTGAGAGCAATGGTCGCACCAATTGCCGCGGAGCTTCAAGAGCATGGGATCCGAGTCAACTCAATCAGCCCCGGCTACGTCAAAACGGCGATGACAGCGCCATTCCCGGATTTGATTGAGGGATGGAAGGACGAGATCATGAACCGTCGCGTTGCGGAACCTGACGATATCAAGGGGGCTTGTGTCTTCCTGGCTAGTGATGCCAGCGC CTATTGCACGGGCTCTGACATTCTTGTCGATGGGGGTGTCACAAAGTGGTAA
- a CDS encoding hypothetical protein (CAZy:CE4) → MGKKKVLVWIHLATGWISMPWPVGWGHTEAKTAQATSAEVGKTMHLTFSRLILWRTGLWAGTIGTRRLLKLFEKYNIKASWFIPGHSLETFPEECAMVRDAGHEIGLHGYSHENPVDMTFEQQKDVLHKTWKLLTDFCGKPPKGSVAPWWETSEEGTELMLSYGIEYDHSMSHHDCQAYWLRTGDSWTKIDYTKKAEEWMKPLTKGKETGMVEIPGSWYIDDLPPMMFIKNSPNSHGWVNPRQVFPEAKDVEDIWKDHFDYFYREYDEFIFPMTIHPDVSGRPHVLLMHERIIEHINKHEGVEWVTMGEISDYFKSKNPAPEGALMPASHEEVMKKFQEST, encoded by the exons atgggcaagaagaaggttttGGTCTG GATACACCTAGCTACGGGGTGGATATCGATGCCGTGGCCGGTTGGCTGGGGTCATACGGAGGCGAAGACAGCACAAGCGACATCAGCAGAGGTCGGCAAAACAATGCACTTGACGTTTTCACGGCTAATCCTCTGGAGAACAGGTCTTTGGGCGGGAACAATCGGTACCCGACGCTTGTTGAAGCTATTTGAAAAGTACAACATCAAGGCCTCATGGTTCATCCCTGGACACAGCCTGGAAACATTTCCAGAAGAGTGTGCTATGGTCCGAGATGCTGGACATGAGATTGGT CTACATGGTTACAGCCACGAAAACCCCGTGGACATGACCTTTGAGCAGCAGAAAGACGTTCTGCACAAGACATGGAAGTTACTCACCGACTTCTGCGGAAAGCCGCCCAAGGGGAGCGTGGCGCCTTGGTGGGAGACAAGCGAAGAAGGGACCGAGTTGATGCTCAGCTACGGAATCGAGTATGACCACTCAATGTCTCATCACGACTGCCAAGCATATTGGCTGCGGACAGGCGACTCATGGACCAAGATTGATTacaccaagaaggctgaggagtGGATGAAGCCACTGACAAAGGGAAAAGAGACGGGCATGGTCGAAATACCTGGCTCTTGGTATATAGATGATTTACCGCCTATGATGTTTATCAAGAACTCTCCAAACTCACATGGATGGGTCAACCCGAGGCAAGTCTTTCCAGAAGCAAA AGATGTCGAAGACATTTGGAAAGATCACTTCGATTACTTCTACCGGGAATATG ACGAATTTATCTTCCCAATGACTATCCACCCCGATGTGTCGGGTAGACCTCACGTTCTCCTGATGCACGAACGCATCATTGAGCACATCAACAAGCATGAAGGTGTCGAGTGGGTCACGATGGGAGAG ATAAGCGATTacttcaagagcaagaatcCTGCACCTGAAGGCGCTCTTATGCCAGCAAGTCACGAGgaggtgatgaagaagtttCAAGAGTCCACGTAG